In Bacteroides coprosuis DSM 18011, the following are encoded in one genomic region:
- a CDS encoding L-fucose isomerase 2 domain protein (COGs: COG2407 L-fucose isomerase and related protein~InterPro IPR012889~KEGG: bfs:BF1600 hypothetical protein~PFAM: L-fucose isomerase, N-terminal-2~SPTR: Putative uncharacterized protein;~IMG reference gene:2504106958~PFAM: L-fucose isomerase, C-terminal domain), protein MTINLIAYTSSLDQLASSAQDHQKLLNELEIQFSVKYYKHTDLAKIPKDQFSVLFIATGGVEELIAQDVEELPRPIVLLADGLQNSLAAALEASTWLRERGLKNEILHGDIQQIKERILNLAINFHAQQRLKQQRIGVLGTPAPWVIASSVDYYLAKQRWGIEFVNIPLTRIYDTFDKISEDDVSTLCTHFISKAYACNGSTPTALINSMRFYKAVKQICEEEGLTAVTLNCYKTLKDIGVTGCLANALLNDEGIIAGCEGDMQTIFTLVMIKALTGEVGFMCNPSEVDVKENKIVMGHCSIGTKQTSHFVLRNHFLTKNAISIQGILPLGEFTILKCGGECLDKYFVSSGYILQNTEKELSSRTEVLFKMNEEASYFLRNPLSNHHVMIRGNHEGLIQSFLETYSCKRVR, encoded by the coding sequence ATGACTATTAATCTAATAGCTTACACATCTTCATTAGATCAGTTAGCATCATCTGCTCAAGATCATCAGAAACTTCTGAATGAACTTGAAATCCAATTCTCTGTAAAATATTACAAACATACAGATCTTGCCAAAATCCCTAAAGACCAGTTTTCTGTACTTTTTATAGCTACTGGAGGAGTAGAAGAACTCATCGCTCAAGATGTAGAAGAACTACCCCGCCCCATCGTATTACTGGCAGACGGACTCCAAAATTCTTTAGCTGCTGCTCTTGAAGCCTCAACTTGGTTGAGAGAAAGAGGTCTGAAGAATGAAATTTTACACGGAGACATCCAACAGATTAAAGAAAGAATCTTAAACTTAGCAATAAACTTCCATGCCCAACAAAGACTGAAGCAACAAAGAATAGGTGTTCTGGGCACGCCTGCTCCATGGGTTATAGCTAGTAGTGTAGATTACTATTTGGCTAAACAACGCTGGGGTATCGAGTTTGTTAATATTCCTCTTACTCGAATTTATGATACTTTCGATAAGATATCCGAAGACGATGTAAGTACATTATGTACTCATTTTATATCTAAAGCCTATGCTTGTAATGGAAGCACTCCCACTGCCCTAATCAACTCTATGCGCTTTTATAAAGCTGTGAAGCAGATTTGTGAGGAGGAGGGTCTAACGGCTGTTACCCTCAATTGTTACAAAACCCTCAAGGATATAGGAGTTACAGGGTGCTTAGCCAATGCTTTACTCAATGATGAGGGAATCATTGCTGGCTGCGAGGGGGATATGCAAACCATCTTTACTCTAGTCATGATAAAAGCTCTAACGGGTGAGGTTGGGTTTATGTGCAATCCCAGTGAGGTAGATGTGAAAGAGAACAAAATTGTAATGGGGCATTGCAGCATCGGTACAAAACAAACCTCTCACTTTGTGCTAAGAAATCATTTCCTGACGAAGAATGCTATTTCTATTCAAGGAATATTACCTCTAGGAGAGTTTACTATCCTAAAATGTGGAGGAGAATGCTTGGATAAGTATTTCGTTTCTTCGGGCTATATCTTACAAAACACAGAAAAAGAACTCTCCAGCAGAACCGAAGTTTTATTTAAAATGAATGAAGAGGCTTCTTATTTCTTAAGAAACCCCTTGAGCAATCACCACGTGATGATACGTGGCAATCACGAAGGTTTAATACAAAGTTTCTTAGAAACCTACTCTTGCAAACGAGTAAGATAA
- a CDS encoding histidinol phosphate phosphatase HisJ family (COGs: COG1387 Histidinol phosphatase and related hydrolase of the PHP family~InterPro IPR010140:IPR004013~KEGG: bfs:BF1597 histidinol-phosphatase~PFAM: PHP, C-terminal~SPTR: Putative histidinol-phosphatase;~TIGRFAM: Histidinol phosphate phosphatase, HisJ~IMG reference gene:2504106957~PFAM: PHP domain~TIGRFAM: histidinol phosphate phosphatase HisJ family) codes for MNLTNYHSHTNYCDGHATIEEFIQTAIELNFTSYGISSHAPLPFSTRWNMEWDRVDDYLKECAEAKEKLGDQIEIYTGLEMDYLHEDYNPAMDKFQAIPLDYRIGSVHFLELDSGGYVDIDSGEELFKENVDKYFHHDYEEVIIRYFDAMRRMIALGGFDFLGHCDKISKNTSANAKGITQASFYKEIIRDYFETIAESGLMIEINTKAYDTTGMFFPNEEHFALIRELEIPVLVNSDSHRLHKINSGRKEGLKALVNARFDTVMELKNKEWTAVPIHSSYRI; via the coding sequence ATGAACCTTACCAATTACCATAGTCATACCAATTACTGTGATGGTCATGCTACCATCGAGGAGTTTATTCAGACGGCTATCGAACTAAATTTTACCTCTTATGGCATTTCTTCTCATGCTCCACTACCTTTTTCTACTCGATGGAATATGGAGTGGGATAGGGTAGATGATTATTTGAAAGAGTGTGCAGAGGCTAAAGAAAAACTCGGTGATCAAATCGAGATTTATACGGGGCTGGAGATGGATTACCTCCATGAAGATTACAACCCAGCTATGGATAAATTTCAAGCTATCCCACTAGATTATCGGATTGGTTCGGTGCATTTTCTAGAGTTGGATTCGGGCGGCTATGTAGATATAGATTCGGGTGAAGAGCTATTTAAAGAAAATGTAGATAAATACTTTCATCACGATTACGAAGAGGTCATCATCCGCTACTTCGATGCTATGCGTAGAATGATTGCTCTGGGTGGATTTGATTTCTTAGGACATTGCGATAAGATAAGTAAAAACACCTCTGCCAATGCCAAAGGCATTACTCAAGCTAGCTTTTATAAAGAGATAATAAGAGATTATTTTGAAACGATTGCAGAGAGCGGACTGATGATAGAAATTAATACCAAGGCGTATGATACCACAGGGATGTTTTTTCCGAATGAAGAACACTTCGCACTTATAAGAGAATTGGAGATTCCCGTATTGGTCAACAGTGATTCTCATCGTTTACATAAAATCAACTCGGGCAGAAAAGAAGGCTTGAAAGCTTTGGTGAATGCTCGTTTTGATACCGTTATGGAATTAAAAAATAAAGAGTGGACAGCTGTTCCTATCCACTCTTCATATCGTATTTAA